The following coding sequences are from one bacterium SCSIO 12741 window:
- the rnr gene encoding ribonuclease R — protein MGRKKKKQKSGADKSIGNYILSIFHDTPNKPYNYRQMARRISLNTKKGKSIVQHNLEKLAQQGMLVEIQPGQYKLNYVTQVVEGLIDMTSKGSAYVIVEGMEKDVYVPNRRIGKALNGDRVKVEVSKEGKSKLVGTVLEVVERKKTVFVGTMEITDRFAFMIADDDKMPVDIFIPKSKFNGAKNGQKVIVQMTDWPEKASSPFGRVEKVLGYPGDNEAEMNSILVEYGFPLDFPEHVKLQAAQIPMEIPKSEIEKREDFREVTTFTIDPVDAKDFDDALSFRSLENGNVEVGVHIADVTHYVRPGTELEKEAVERATSVYLVDRVIPMLPEELSNVVCSLRPNEDKLTYACIFEMNDQAEVVNYRIKRTVIHSDRRFTYEEVQEILEGKKGDYEEELHKLNDLAKVLREKRIKKGSIAFDKVEVRFQLDEEKKPEGVFLKVQKDAHKLIEEFMLLANQTVSKSVNGGQTKKAFVYRVHDNPDPEKLAVFSEFIRKFGYNYKFSSGNVASNMNQLLNEIQGKREESILENLAIRTMAKAEYSTDNIGHYGLHFQYYSHFTSPIRRYPDMMVHRLLEYYETNSKSANEDELEQLCKHSSEMEQRATNAERDSVKFFQVLYMQDTEGKEFTGAVSGISEWGIYVELENSLCEGMIRLRELDDDYYYFDEANFRVLGHNSKSEINLGDKLVIRVKSADLSRRRLDFELVEKLEQ, from the coding sequence TTGGGGAGAAAGAAGAAAAAGCAGAAATCAGGCGCGGATAAAAGTATTGGGAATTACATCTTATCCATATTTCACGACACTCCCAACAAGCCCTACAATTACAGGCAGATGGCGCGTCGTATAAGCCTGAATACAAAAAAGGGGAAAAGCATTGTTCAGCATAACCTGGAGAAATTGGCCCAACAAGGTATGTTGGTAGAAATTCAACCCGGGCAATACAAACTCAATTACGTGACTCAAGTGGTGGAAGGATTGATTGATATGACTTCCAAAGGCTCTGCTTATGTCATTGTGGAGGGTATGGAGAAGGACGTTTATGTGCCAAACCGTAGAATTGGTAAGGCCTTGAATGGAGACCGCGTAAAAGTGGAAGTATCCAAGGAAGGAAAAAGTAAACTGGTAGGCACGGTACTCGAAGTGGTGGAACGCAAAAAGACTGTTTTTGTGGGAACCATGGAAATTACGGATCGTTTTGCCTTTATGATCGCCGATGATGATAAAATGCCGGTGGATATCTTTATTCCTAAATCCAAATTTAACGGAGCTAAGAATGGGCAAAAGGTCATTGTTCAAATGACAGATTGGCCTGAAAAGGCATCCAGTCCTTTTGGTCGGGTAGAAAAAGTACTTGGATATCCAGGAGATAACGAAGCCGAGATGAATTCAATCTTGGTGGAATATGGATTTCCCCTCGATTTTCCAGAACATGTTAAGCTTCAGGCAGCCCAAATTCCGATGGAAATTCCTAAATCGGAAATTGAAAAGCGGGAAGATTTTAGAGAGGTTACTACCTTCACCATCGACCCGGTAGATGCTAAAGATTTTGATGACGCCTTGTCTTTCCGTTCCCTCGAAAATGGGAATGTGGAAGTGGGCGTACATATTGCCGATGTAACCCATTATGTGAGACCAGGAACGGAGCTGGAGAAAGAGGCTGTTGAGCGAGCTACTTCGGTTTATCTTGTAGACCGGGTGATTCCCATGCTTCCTGAAGAACTTTCCAATGTGGTTTGTTCACTTCGTCCGAATGAGGACAAACTCACCTATGCCTGTATTTTCGAAATGAACGACCAGGCTGAGGTGGTTAATTACCGAATCAAAAGGACCGTAATACACTCCGATAGGCGATTTACCTACGAGGAAGTACAGGAAATTTTGGAAGGAAAAAAAGGCGATTACGAAGAGGAATTGCACAAGCTGAATGACCTCGCTAAAGTCCTTCGGGAAAAGCGAATCAAAAAGGGATCCATTGCCTTTGATAAAGTAGAAGTAAGGTTCCAATTGGATGAAGAGAAAAAGCCTGAAGGTGTATTTCTTAAAGTTCAAAAGGATGCTCATAAGCTGATTGAAGAATTCATGTTGCTCGCTAATCAAACCGTGTCAAAATCGGTAAATGGTGGGCAAACTAAAAAGGCTTTTGTTTATCGGGTACACGATAATCCTGATCCGGAAAAGTTGGCCGTTTTCTCCGAATTCATTCGAAAGTTTGGCTACAACTACAAGTTTTCGTCAGGCAATGTGGCTTCCAATATGAACCAGTTGCTCAATGAAATTCAAGGCAAACGGGAAGAGTCCATTTTAGAAAATCTGGCCATTCGAACCATGGCTAAGGCTGAATATTCCACCGATAACATTGGCCACTACGGATTGCATTTTCAGTACTACTCTCACTTTACCTCACCCATCCGCCGGTATCCGGATATGATGGTTCATCGCTTGTTGGAATACTACGAAACCAATAGCAAGTCGGCCAATGAGGATGAGCTGGAGCAGTTGTGTAAGCACAGTAGTGAAATGGAGCAACGGGCTACCAATGCTGAACGCGATTCCGTTAAGTTTTTCCAGGTGCTGTACATGCAGGATACTGAGGGAAAAGAATTTACCGGTGCCGTTTCCGGAATTAGCGAATGGGGTATTTACGTAGAGCTCGAAAACAGCTTATGTGAAGGTATGATCCGACTCAGGGAATTAGACGACGATTACTACTACTTCGATGAGGCCAATTTCCGGGTTCTTGGACATAACTCCAAAAGCGAAATTAACCTGGGTGACAAGCTTGTAATCCGCGTAAAATCGGCAGACCTATCTCGTCGACGTCTGGATTTTGAACTGGTAGAAAAGCTCGAGCAATAG
- the polA gene encoding DNA polymerase I has translation MEIKDENKKVFFLDAYALIFRAYYAFIKNPRINSKGMNTSAVFGFANTLLDLLNREKPSHLAVVFDHKSPNVRVQEYSEYKANRDATPEDIKVAEPYIRRLIEAFNIPLLEAAGYEADDVIGTLAKKAEKEGYTVFMMTPDKDFGQLVSENIFMYKPARGGGAPEVWGVPEVCEKFGVNRPEQVIDILGMWGDAVDNIPGIPGVGEKTAAKLVQQYDSMEGLYENTHELKGKMKEKVEANKDIAFLSKKLATILLDAPVAFEPDKLIMEDPNKDQLRELFTELEFNNLSKKLLGEEIRIQAPAKPASSGNQMSLFGGEEPNVAEETLEEESSEIKNLENSPHEYHFTDTPEKRKSLLYILRGQKSICFDTETTGTNPLLAELVGLSFAVSAYEAFYVPVPDTLEGAQAIVDEFRDILEDENVEKIGQNLKYDILVLRKYNVRVKGPLFDTMVAHYLLEPDIRKHGMDYLSEVFLNYQPVSITTLIGPKGKKQKSMRDIPQENISDYACEDADITLRLKRKFQPMLEKENEMDLMKSVETPLISVLSDMEEEGIRLDTENLSELSENLGKDALNVKEEIYELAGMEFNISSPRQVGEVLFDHLKVDSNPKKTKTGQYMTSEDVLKKLDAMHPVVGKILDYRELLKLKNTYVDPLPQLVNPNTGRIHTTYNQVIAATGRLSSEAPNLQNIPVRTERGREIRKAFIPRNEDFILLSADYSQVELRIMAALSEDPGMIEAFKNGEDIHAATAAKVFGVNFDEVTREMRSKAKAVNFGIAYGQGAFGLAQNLNISRTEAKEIIDSYFTKYAGVKAYMDASIEKARDNGFCQTILGRKLRLRDIHSSNHTVRAQAERIAINAPIQGSAADIIKKAMINIHRRMKDEKVESKMLLQVHDELIFDVPNQEKELIKNLVEEEMASAVQLVVPLVVDSGFGHNWLEAH, from the coding sequence ATGGAGATCAAAGACGAAAACAAAAAGGTGTTTTTTCTAGACGCCTACGCACTCATATTCAGAGCCTACTATGCCTTTATCAAAAACCCGAGGATCAATTCCAAAGGGATGAATACCTCAGCGGTTTTTGGATTTGCCAACACCTTACTCGATCTTCTTAACCGGGAAAAGCCGTCGCACCTGGCTGTGGTATTCGATCACAAGTCACCCAATGTACGTGTTCAGGAATACTCCGAATACAAGGCCAACCGCGACGCTACTCCAGAAGATATCAAAGTAGCCGAACCCTATATCCGTCGTTTAATTGAGGCTTTTAACATTCCCCTACTCGAAGCCGCCGGATACGAAGCGGATGATGTAATTGGAACCTTGGCTAAAAAGGCTGAAAAAGAAGGCTACACTGTTTTCATGATGACCCCGGATAAAGACTTTGGCCAGCTGGTGTCAGAAAACATTTTCATGTACAAACCGGCCCGTGGTGGCGGTGCTCCTGAAGTTTGGGGTGTGCCTGAGGTGTGCGAAAAATTTGGGGTAAATCGTCCGGAACAGGTAATCGACATTTTGGGAATGTGGGGAGATGCTGTAGACAACATTCCAGGAATACCAGGAGTGGGTGAGAAAACAGCAGCCAAGTTGGTTCAGCAATACGACAGCATGGAAGGTTTGTATGAAAACACCCATGAGCTCAAAGGAAAAATGAAGGAAAAGGTAGAGGCGAACAAAGACATCGCCTTCCTTTCTAAAAAACTGGCTACCATTCTTCTGGATGCCCCGGTAGCCTTTGAACCCGATAAATTGATCATGGAAGATCCGAACAAGGATCAACTTCGTGAACTATTTACCGAACTGGAATTTAACAACCTTTCCAAAAAGTTGTTGGGCGAAGAAATTCGAATTCAAGCTCCGGCAAAGCCAGCTTCTTCCGGAAATCAAATGTCTTTGTTTGGTGGAGAAGAGCCAAATGTTGCTGAAGAAACCCTGGAAGAAGAATCTTCGGAAATCAAAAACCTGGAAAATTCACCGCACGAATACCACTTTACAGATACTCCGGAAAAACGGAAATCCTTACTCTACATTCTTCGCGGGCAAAAGAGTATATGCTTCGACACAGAAACTACGGGTACCAATCCCCTACTGGCTGAACTGGTAGGATTGTCCTTTGCTGTAAGCGCCTATGAGGCCTTTTATGTACCCGTGCCTGATACCCTCGAAGGAGCTCAGGCCATTGTGGATGAATTCCGCGATATTCTTGAGGACGAAAACGTAGAAAAAATCGGCCAAAACCTGAAATATGATATTCTGGTACTTCGGAAGTATAATGTGCGCGTAAAAGGCCCTCTTTTCGATACCATGGTGGCTCATTATCTGCTAGAGCCGGATATTCGGAAACATGGTATGGATTATTTGTCCGAAGTGTTTTTGAACTACCAGCCGGTTTCCATTACCACCCTCATTGGTCCAAAAGGCAAAAAGCAAAAATCGATGCGGGATATTCCTCAGGAAAACATCTCGGATTATGCCTGCGAGGATGCCGATATTACACTTCGGCTCAAGCGCAAATTCCAACCGATGTTGGAAAAAGAAAACGAGATGGATTTGATGAAATCGGTGGAAACTCCGCTGATCTCGGTGCTGTCGGATATGGAGGAAGAAGGAATCCGATTGGATACGGAAAACCTCAGCGAACTCAGTGAAAACCTGGGTAAGGATGCCCTAAACGTTAAGGAAGAAATCTACGAACTAGCCGGCATGGAGTTCAACATTTCCTCTCCCCGACAAGTGGGTGAAGTTCTGTTTGATCACCTCAAGGTGGATAGCAATCCGAAGAAAACCAAGACGGGTCAATACATGACAAGTGAGGACGTCCTCAAAAAGCTGGATGCCATGCACCCCGTAGTAGGTAAGATTTTGGACTACCGGGAACTACTCAAATTGAAAAACACCTATGTGGATCCCCTACCTCAATTGGTCAATCCAAATACCGGAAGAATTCACACCACCTACAACCAGGTTATTGCAGCTACCGGCCGATTGAGTTCAGAAGCTCCCAACTTGCAGAACATTCCTGTGAGAACGGAAAGAGGGCGGGAAATTCGAAAAGCTTTTATCCCCAGAAACGAAGATTTTATCCTCCTCTCTGCGGACTACAGTCAAGTAGAATTGCGCATTATGGCGGCTTTGAGTGAAGATCCGGGAATGATTGAAGCTTTTAAAAATGGAGAGGATATTCACGCAGCCACGGCGGCCAAAGTATTTGGGGTAAACTTCGATGAGGTAACTCGTGAAATGCGTTCTAAGGCCAAAGCGGTTAACTTCGGTATTGCCTATGGACAGGGAGCTTTTGGTTTGGCTCAAAACCTCAACATTAGTCGGACGGAAGCTAAAGAAATCATTGATTCTTATTTCACCAAATATGCGGGTGTAAAAGCTTACATGGATGCCTCTATAGAAAAGGCTCGTGACAATGGATTTTGTCAAACGATCTTGGGACGAAAATTAAGGTTGAGAGACATTCATTCTTCCAATCATACGGTTAGAGCTCAAGCCGAACGAATTGCCATTAATGCCCCCATTCAAGGATCGGCAGCAGATATCATCAAGAAGGCGATGATCAACATTCACCGTCGAATGAAAGATGAAAAAGTAGAAAGCAAAATGTTACTCCAGGTACATGATGAATTGATCTTTGATGTTCCTAACCAAGAGAAAGAATTGATCAAAAATCTGGTGGAAGAAGAAATGGCCTCAGCTGTTCAGCTGGTCGTTCCACTGGTTGTGGATAGCGGATTTGGCCACAACTGGCTGGAAGCACACTAA
- a CDS encoding ferritin produces MLAKKIEDALNEQVRLEAASSQFYLAMASWAENQGFNGTATFMYAHSDEERMHMLKLMQYINERGGHAVVSALDQPSTDYNSLQEVFDNLLSHEELVTQKINELVFLCLQEKDYTTHNFLQWYVSEQIEEEALARTILDKLKLIGNDKGGLYLFDRDVENIQVKSVAANNG; encoded by the coding sequence ATGCTCGCTAAGAAGATTGAGGACGCATTAAACGAACAAGTACGATTGGAAGCGGCTTCTTCCCAATTTTATCTTGCTATGGCCAGTTGGGCTGAGAATCAAGGATTTAATGGCACGGCTACTTTTATGTATGCTCACTCTGATGAGGAAAGAATGCACATGCTTAAGCTTATGCAGTACATCAACGAGCGCGGTGGTCATGCGGTAGTTTCAGCTTTGGATCAACCCTCAACGGATTACAATTCCTTGCAAGAGGTGTTTGACAACTTGCTGAGCCACGAAGAATTGGTTACCCAAAAGATTAACGAATTGGTTTTCCTCTGTCTGCAAGAAAAAGATTACACCACTCACAACTTCCTGCAGTGGTACGTTTCGGAGCAAATTGAAGAAGAAGCTTTAGCCCGCACTATTTTGGATAAACTCAAATTGATCGGAAACGACAAAGGTGGATTGTACCTGTTTGACCGCGATGTGGAAAACATTCAGGTAAAAAGTGTTGCGGCTAACAATGGATAA